The following proteins come from a genomic window of Astatotilapia calliptera chromosome 11, fAstCal1.2, whole genome shotgun sequence:
- the iqgap3 gene encoding ras GTPase-activating-like protein IQGAP3 isoform X1, protein MADLAANGHYERLTAEQMDEQRIQNVAYQYLCRLEEAKRWMEACLGEELPAPTELEEALRNGVILAKLGHRFAPSTVPQKKIYDPEQLRYQAVGLQFRHTDNINHWRNAMTALGLPAIFHPETTDVYDKKNMPRAVYCIHALSLYLYRLGLAPQIHNLYGKVKFTEEEINNMKLELDKYGIQMPAFNKIGGILANELSVDEAAVHAAVVAINEAVDQGDVGVTAVALRNPAALLTDLQEALMSVYQEILQRARRRKAERAAGGAVAEDKDMYEEYLTQREIQDHISAVNVRAAVEQVDEALDVANELALLSALQLPCLALRGLRTDNGPWYLDQLTADRQQKAQNQGSVDPLEHEELQEGVTAANQEAQSTRNMVAALQSVNAALRGNDPRRTVSCLMTSDLQLPEVFPFAATFYHRELQLLQRQTAQGELQEEELFVAVEMLSAVVLINQGLEAGHLQQFSSSLVSSSAGLSDVEPALLDRYFETLAGVKQQVGRDLLTWNQLQEGIAAVNGSAQDEQQQLLAVGLINKAVMSGDPQRLLSALLLPSCGVDEVSPANACKYLTLLSQARQIKAQVSRDPGAELWLADIQEAVRMANQQSQRALKLCLSVAAVNQAVKENRAKQTLRVLSLPEAELHGVLPDCAAEYQRELSALMARRTRTGERETHTHTHTHTHTHTHTHTHRESRVCVCSGDNRSQWVRVRLQDGSVHFFHLSRLEGSWERPPGFVHNSVFLDRHDIQEVVSSVSAQYSRGVLWRNSEALVVRLQALCRGFLIRWRMTARRHFLMNQMAAVVVIQSHWRRFVEQRVYRRRLQFLYMNWRAVVKIQAFARMWLARRRYCARLSFFRRNVGAVVKIQAFFRANRAREQYRMLVHSATPPLSVVRKFVHLLDLGDGDIREEAELLRLREEVVRSIRFNRQLEADLDLMDLKIGLLVRNRATLQEVVSHCKKLTKKNKEQLSDMMDVERSKGLKALSRDRRERLEAYQHLFYLLQTLPLYLAQLIFLMPQSRSTSFMEMVVFSLFNYGSDRREAFLLLQLFTEALRYEIRLKVEQPQDVITGNPTVIRMLVNFYRHARGQNALREVLGPALQDVLQDRTLSIRTDPVDVYKTWINQTETQTGHKSSLPYEVSPEDALAQPEVQRRIDISIINLKNLTDRVLKAITASLHKLPYGLRYTAKVLRDALKAKFPEAGEDELYKIVGNLVYYRYMNPAIVAPDGFDVVDRSAGSALQPEQRHILGSIARVLQHAAANKHFHGGGYHIRALNQYISQTHSRFRRFLQSVCDVPEPEDRFSMDEYSELLIVNRPVIYISVSELLNTHKLLLEHQEVLCPDPSDPLGLILKDLGPVPGLQELIGESAADPGSDSQSSKMEVSLTLTNKFDIFDDANNTPDPRGLLLSTKQLIIDVIRTQSGDSLRDILRTTPSRDQEVCHDWLMQRRAQQDARTPEKMKRNQSLVANGNLSLEEKKRKILRSLRRLEGLGTLKPPDSENQILQMIAKDIRQQRLHRQRRGAELLKLHQTLSSLQAKSSFHSEQVDYYRHYITSCLDNLTASKSTNQKAADGKGRNKLPALSYSATRLHEKGVLLEIEDLPVTQFKNVMFEIAAGPERGSFKVKARFLGVEMEEFLLKYQDLLQLQYEGVAVMKMFSKAKVNVNLLIFLLNKKFFKK, encoded by the exons ATGGCGGATTTAGCCGCGAACGGCCACT ATGAGCGTCTGACCGCCGAGCAGATGGACGAACAGAGGATCCAGAATGTGGCCTATCAGTACCTGTGCAGGCTGGAGGAGGCCAAGAG GTGGATGGAGGCATGTCTGGGGGAGGAGCTTCCTGCTCCCACAGAGCTGGAGGAGGCGCTGAGGAACGGCGTTATTCTCGCCAAACTGGGTCATCGCTTCGCTCCGAGCACTGTTCCTCAGAAGAAGATCTACGACCCGGAGCAGCTGCGATACCAG GCTGTCGGTCTTCAGTTCCGCCACACTGACAACATCAACCACTGGAGAAACGCCATGACGGCACTTGGGCTGCCGGCG ATCTTCCATCCTGAAACGACCGACGTGTACGACAAGAAGAACATGCCGAGAGCGGTGTACTGCATCCACGCGCTCAG CCTGTACCTGTACAGACTCGGTTTGGCCCCACAGATTCACAACCTGTATGGAAAGGTCAAGTTCACAG AGGAAGAGATCAACAACATGAAGCTGGAGCTCGACAAATACGGGATCCAGATGCCCGCCTTCAACAAGATCGGAGGAATCCTGGCCAATGAGCTGTCAGTGGACGAGGCTGCAG TCCACGCGGCGGTGGTAGCCATTAATGAGGCCGTGGACCAAGGGGATGTGGGTGTGACGGCGGTGGCTCTGAGGAACCCCGCTGCTCTCCTCACTGACCTGCAGGAGGCGTTGATGAGCGTCTACCAGGAGATTCTGCAACGAGCGAGGAGGAGGAAGGCTGAACGGGCCGCCGGCGGG GCTGTGGCAGAGGACAAAGACATGTACGAGGAGTATCTGACTCAGAGGGAGATCCAGGACCACATCAGTGCCGTCAATG TGCGGGCAGCGGTGGAGCAGGTCGACGAGGCTCTGGATGTCGCCAACGAGCTTGCTTTGCTGTCGGCACTCCAGCTGCCGTGTTTGGCCCTCAGGGGCCTCCGTACTGACAATGGGCCCTGGTACCTGGATCAGCTTACCGCAGACCGCCAGCAGAAGGCCCAG aatcagggctctgtggatCCTCTGGAGCATGAAGAGCTGCAGGAAGGCGTCACCGCTGCCAACCAGGAAGCTCAGAGCACGCGAAACA tggtGGCGGCCCTCCAGAGCGTTAATGCGGCATTGCGTGGAAATGACCCCAGACGCACAGTCAGCTGCctgatgacctctgacctccagcTGCCTGAAGTGTTTCCGTTTGCGGCGACATTTTATCACCgagagctgcagctgctgcagaggcAGACGGCACAG GgagagctgcaggaggaggagctctTTGTTGCCGTGGAGATGCTGTCAGCCGTTGTTCTCATCAATCAGGGTCTGGAGGCGGGACACCTACAGCAGTTCAGCTCCTCATTGGTCAGTTCGTCTGCAGGGCTCTCCGATGTAGAGCCCGCCCTGCTCGACAG GTACTTTGAGACTCTGGCTGGTGTGAAACAACAGGTGGGCCGAGACCTGCTTACCTGGAACCAGCTGCAGGAAGGAATCGCCGCTGTGAACGGCTCGGCGCAGGACGAACAACAGC AGCTCCTGGCTGTCGGCCTAATAAACAAGGCCGTGATGAGCGGAGACCCTCAGCGGCTTCTCTCCGCCCTGTTGCTGCCCTCCTGTGGCGTGGACGAGGTTTCACCTGCCAATGCCTGCAAGTACCTGACCCTGCTGAGCCAAGCCAGGCAGATCAAAGCTCAG GTGAGCAGAGACCCGGGAGCCGAGCTGTGGTTGGCTGATATCCAGGAGGCCGTGAGGATGGCCAATCAGCAGAGTCAGAGAGCTCTAAAGT TGTGTCTGTCCGTTGCCGCGGTGAATCAGGCCGTAAAGGAGAACAGGGCGAAGCAGACGCTGCGGGTGCTGTCTCTGCCGGAGGCAGAGCTTCACGGAGTTCTACCTGACTGTGCTGCAGAATATCAGAGAGAGCTGAGCGCCCTGATGGCACGCCGCACACGCacaggtgagagagagacacacacacacacacacacacacacacacacacacacacacacacacacacacagagaatcacgtgtgtgtgtgtgttcaggagATAACCGCAGTCAGTGGGTTCGAGTCCGCCTGCAGGACGGCTCCGTTCATTTCTTCCACCTGAGCAGACTGGAGGGCAGCTGGGAGCGGCCCCCCGGCTTCGTGCACAACAGCGTCTTCTTGGATCGCCACGACATACAG GAAGTGGTCAGCAGCGTTTCGGCCCAGTACAGTCGCGGCGTGCTGTGGCGGAACAGCGAGGCCCTCGTCGTTCGCCTGCAGGCGCTCTGTCGAGGCTTCCTGATCAGATGGCGGATGACGGCACGACGTCACTTCCTGATGAATCAGATGGCCGCCGTCGTTGTCATCCAG TCTCACTGGAGGAGGTTCGTCGAGCAGAGGGTCTACAGACGgcgcctgcagttcctctacaTGAACTGGAGAGCTGTCGTCAAG ATCCAGGCGTTTGCGAGGATGTGGTTGGCGAGGAGACGATATTGCGCTCGGCTGAGTTTCTTCAGACGTAAC GTGGGCGCCGTCGTAAAGATCCAGGCCTTCTTCAGAGCTAACCGAGCTCGCGAGCAGTACAGGATGCTTG TGCACTCGGCCACTCCCCCTCTATCTGTGGTCAGGAAGTTCGTTCACCTCCTCGACCTCGGGGATGGTGACATCAGAGAGGAGGCGGAGCTGCTGCGTCTGAGGGAGGAGGTGGTGAGAAGCATTCGCTTCAACCGACAGCTGGAGGCCGACCTGGACCTGATGGACCTGAAGATCGGGCTGCTGGTCCGCAACCGTGCTACGCTGCAG GAAGTGGTGTCTCACTGTAAGAAACTAACGAAGAAGAACAAGGAGCAGCTGTCAGACATGATGGATGTGGAGAGGAGTAAAGGCCTGAAGGCTCTGAGCCGAGACAGGAGGGAGAGACTGGAGGCCTACCAGCACCTCTTCTACCTGCTGCAG acaCTGCCCCTGTACCTGGCTCAGCTGATCTTCCTGATGCCTCAGAGTCGCTCCACCTCCTTCATGGAGATGGTGGTGTTCAGTCTGTTTAACTATGGCTCTGACCGCCGCGAGGcctttctgctgctgcagctcttcACAGAAGCGCTCCGCTATGAGATCAG gCTGAAGGTGGAGCAGCCCCAGGACGTGATCACAGGAAACCCCACCGTCATAAGGATGTTGGTAAACTTCTACCGCCATGCTCGTGGTCAAAACGCCCTGCGCGAGGTGCTGGGTCCAGCTCTACAGGACGTCCTGCAGGACCGCACGCTCAGCATCAGGACCGACCCCGTGGACGTCTACAAGACCTGGATCAACCAGACCGAGACGCAGACCGGACACAAGAG CTCGCTGCCCTATGAGGTTTCTCCCGAAGACGCTCTGGCTCAGCCTGAAGTCCAGAGACGCATCGACATCTCCATCATCAACCTGAAGAACCTGACGGACAGAGTCCTCAAAGCCATCACCGCCAGCCTCCACAAGCTGCC GTATGGTCTGCGTTACACCGCCAAGGTCCTCAGAGACGCCCTGAAGGCAAAGTTTCCTGAAGCCGGTGAGGACGAGCTCTACAAG ATCGTCGGTAACCTGGTCTACTACCGCTACATGAACCCGGCCATCGTGGCCCCGGACGGCTTCGACGTGGTGGACCGTTCGGCCGGCTCTGCTCTGCAGCCCGAACAGCGCCACATCTTGGGCTCCATTGCCCGCGTGTTGCAGCATGCCGCTGCCAACAAACACTTCCATGGAGGTGGCTACCACATCAGAGCCCTGAACCAGTACATCAGCCAGACCCACAGCAGGTTCAG GAGGTTCCTGCAGTCCGTCTGCGACGTTCCTGAACCGGAGGACAGATTCAGCATGGATGAGTACTCGGAGCTGCTGATCGTGAACAGACCCGTGATCTACATCTCTGTGAGCGAGCTGCTCAACACACACAAG ctgctgctggagcaTCAGGAGGTTTTGTGCCCGGACCCCTCAGACCCCCTCGGCCTGATTCTGAAGGATCTCGGTCCGGTTCCCGGCCTGCAGGAACTCATCG GTGAGTCCGCGGCTGATCCAGGATCAGACTCTCAGAGTAGCAAGATGGAGGTCTCTCTGACCCTGACCAACAAGTTTGACATCTTCGACGACGCCAACAACACACCGGACCCCAGAGGACTTCTGCTCAG caCCAAGCAGCTGATCATCGATGTCATCAGGACGCAGTCAGGTGACTCTCTGCGTGACATCCTGAGGACGACACCGTCACGCGACCAG gaagtgtgtCACGATTGGCTGATGCAGCGCCGCGCCCAGCAGGATGCTCGGACTCCTGAGAAGATGAAGCGGAACCAGTCGCTGGTCGCCAATGGCAACCTGAGcctggaggagaagaagaggaagatccTGAGGAGTCTTCGTCGTCTGGAGGGACTCGGCACCCTGAAACCGCCAGACAGCGAGAACCAGATCCTGCAGATGATCGCCAAG GACATCCGTCAGCAACGTCTCCACCGCCAGCGCCGAGGGGCGGAGCTCCTGAAGCTCCATCAGACTCTCAGCAGCCTACAGGCTAAGAGCAGCTTCCACAGTGAGCAGGTGGACTATTACAGGCattacatcacttcctgtctggACAACCTCACCGCCAG CAAATCGACCAATCAGAAGGCGGCAGACGGCAAAGGGAGGAACAAGCTTCCTGCTCTGAGCTACAGTGCCACCCGGCTGCACGAGAAGGGCGTTCTGCTGGAGATCGAAGACCTGCCAGTCACGCA GTTTAAGAACGTCATGTTTGAGATTGCTGCCGGGCCTGAGAGAGGaagtttcaaagtaaaagctcgATTCCTCGGCGTGGAGATGGAGGAGTTCCTGCTCAAATACCAG gacctgctgcagctgcagtatgAGGGCGTGGCTGTGATGAAGATGTTCAGTAAGGCCAAAGTCAATGTGaacctcctcatcttcctcctcaacAAGAAGTTCTTCAAGAAGTGA
- the iqgap3 gene encoding ras GTPase-activating-like protein IQGAP3 isoform X2 codes for MADLAANGHYERLTAEQMDEQRIQNVAYQYLCRLEEAKRWMEACLGEELPAPTELEEALRNGVILAKLGHRFAPSTVPQKKIYDPEQLRYQAVGLQFRHTDNINHWRNAMTALGLPAIFHPETTDVYDKKNMPRAVYCIHALSLYLYRLGLAPQIHNLYGKVKFTEEEINNMKLELDKYGIQMPAFNKIGGILANELSVDEAAVHAAVVAINEAVDQGDVGVTAVALRNPAALLTDLQEALMSVYQEILQRARRRKAERAAGGQAVAEDKDMYEEYLTQREIQDHISAVNVRAAVEQVDEALDVANELALLSALQLPCLALRGLRTDNGPWYLDQLTADRQQKAQNQGSVDPLEHEELQEGVTAANQEAQSTRNMVAALQSVNAALRGNDPRRTVSCLMTSDLQLPEVFPFAATFYHRELQLLQRQTAQGELQEEELFVAVEMLSAVVLINQGLEAGHLQQFSSSLVSSSAGLSDVEPALLDRYFETLAGVKQQVGRDLLTWNQLQEGIAAVNGSAQDEQQQLLAVGLINKAVMSGDPQRLLSALLLPSCGVDEVSPANACKYLTLLSQARQIKAQVSRDPGAELWLADIQEAVRMANQQSQRALKLCLSVAAVNQAVKENRAKQTLRVLSLPEAELHGVLPDCAAEYQRELSALMARRTRTGDNRSQWVRVRLQDGSVHFFHLSRLEGSWERPPGFVHNSVFLDRHDIQEVVSSVSAQYSRGVLWRNSEALVVRLQALCRGFLIRWRMTARRHFLMNQMAAVVVIQSHWRRFVEQRVYRRRLQFLYMNWRAVVKIQAFARMWLARRRYCARLSFFRRNVGAVVKIQAFFRANRAREQYRMLVHSATPPLSVVRKFVHLLDLGDGDIREEAELLRLREEVVRSIRFNRQLEADLDLMDLKIGLLVRNRATLQEVVSHCKKLTKKNKEQLSDMMDVERSKGLKALSRDRRERLEAYQHLFYLLQTLPLYLAQLIFLMPQSRSTSFMEMVVFSLFNYGSDRREAFLLLQLFTEALRYEIRLKVEQPQDVITGNPTVIRMLVNFYRHARGQNALREVLGPALQDVLQDRTLSIRTDPVDVYKTWINQTETQTGHKSSLPYEVSPEDALAQPEVQRRIDISIINLKNLTDRVLKAITASLHKLPYGLRYTAKVLRDALKAKFPEAGEDELYKIVGNLVYYRYMNPAIVAPDGFDVVDRSAGSALQPEQRHILGSIARVLQHAAANKHFHGGGYHIRALNQYISQTHSRFRRFLQSVCDVPEPEDRFSMDEYSELLIVNRPVIYISVSELLNTHKLLLEHQEVLCPDPSDPLGLILKDLGPVPGLQELIGESAADPGSDSQSSKMEVSLTLTNKFDIFDDANNTPDPRGLLLSTKQLIIDVIRTQSGDSLRDILRTTPSRDQEVCHDWLMQRRAQQDARTPEKMKRNQSLVANGNLSLEEKKRKILRSLRRLEGLGTLKPPDSENQILQMIAKDIRQQRLHRQRRGAELLKLHQTLSSLQAKSSFHSEQVDYYRHYITSCLDNLTASKSTNQKAADGKGRNKLPALSYSATRLHEKGVLLEIEDLPVTQFKNVMFEIAAGPERGSFKVKARFLGVEMEEFLLKYQDLLQLQYEGVAVMKMFSKAKVNVNLLIFLLNKKFFKK; via the exons ATGGCGGATTTAGCCGCGAACGGCCACT ATGAGCGTCTGACCGCCGAGCAGATGGACGAACAGAGGATCCAGAATGTGGCCTATCAGTACCTGTGCAGGCTGGAGGAGGCCAAGAG GTGGATGGAGGCATGTCTGGGGGAGGAGCTTCCTGCTCCCACAGAGCTGGAGGAGGCGCTGAGGAACGGCGTTATTCTCGCCAAACTGGGTCATCGCTTCGCTCCGAGCACTGTTCCTCAGAAGAAGATCTACGACCCGGAGCAGCTGCGATACCAG GCTGTCGGTCTTCAGTTCCGCCACACTGACAACATCAACCACTGGAGAAACGCCATGACGGCACTTGGGCTGCCGGCG ATCTTCCATCCTGAAACGACCGACGTGTACGACAAGAAGAACATGCCGAGAGCGGTGTACTGCATCCACGCGCTCAG CCTGTACCTGTACAGACTCGGTTTGGCCCCACAGATTCACAACCTGTATGGAAAGGTCAAGTTCACAG AGGAAGAGATCAACAACATGAAGCTGGAGCTCGACAAATACGGGATCCAGATGCCCGCCTTCAACAAGATCGGAGGAATCCTGGCCAATGAGCTGTCAGTGGACGAGGCTGCAG TCCACGCGGCGGTGGTAGCCATTAATGAGGCCGTGGACCAAGGGGATGTGGGTGTGACGGCGGTGGCTCTGAGGAACCCCGCTGCTCTCCTCACTGACCTGCAGGAGGCGTTGATGAGCGTCTACCAGGAGATTCTGCAACGAGCGAGGAGGAGGAAGGCTGAACGGGCCGCCGGCGGG CAGGCTGTGGCAGAGGACAAAGACATGTACGAGGAGTATCTGACTCAGAGGGAGATCCAGGACCACATCAGTGCCGTCAATG TGCGGGCAGCGGTGGAGCAGGTCGACGAGGCTCTGGATGTCGCCAACGAGCTTGCTTTGCTGTCGGCACTCCAGCTGCCGTGTTTGGCCCTCAGGGGCCTCCGTACTGACAATGGGCCCTGGTACCTGGATCAGCTTACCGCAGACCGCCAGCAGAAGGCCCAG aatcagggctctgtggatCCTCTGGAGCATGAAGAGCTGCAGGAAGGCGTCACCGCTGCCAACCAGGAAGCTCAGAGCACGCGAAACA tggtGGCGGCCCTCCAGAGCGTTAATGCGGCATTGCGTGGAAATGACCCCAGACGCACAGTCAGCTGCctgatgacctctgacctccagcTGCCTGAAGTGTTTCCGTTTGCGGCGACATTTTATCACCgagagctgcagctgctgcagaggcAGACGGCACAG GgagagctgcaggaggaggagctctTTGTTGCCGTGGAGATGCTGTCAGCCGTTGTTCTCATCAATCAGGGTCTGGAGGCGGGACACCTACAGCAGTTCAGCTCCTCATTGGTCAGTTCGTCTGCAGGGCTCTCCGATGTAGAGCCCGCCCTGCTCGACAG GTACTTTGAGACTCTGGCTGGTGTGAAACAACAGGTGGGCCGAGACCTGCTTACCTGGAACCAGCTGCAGGAAGGAATCGCCGCTGTGAACGGCTCGGCGCAGGACGAACAACAGC AGCTCCTGGCTGTCGGCCTAATAAACAAGGCCGTGATGAGCGGAGACCCTCAGCGGCTTCTCTCCGCCCTGTTGCTGCCCTCCTGTGGCGTGGACGAGGTTTCACCTGCCAATGCCTGCAAGTACCTGACCCTGCTGAGCCAAGCCAGGCAGATCAAAGCTCAG GTGAGCAGAGACCCGGGAGCCGAGCTGTGGTTGGCTGATATCCAGGAGGCCGTGAGGATGGCCAATCAGCAGAGTCAGAGAGCTCTAAAGT TGTGTCTGTCCGTTGCCGCGGTGAATCAGGCCGTAAAGGAGAACAGGGCGAAGCAGACGCTGCGGGTGCTGTCTCTGCCGGAGGCAGAGCTTCACGGAGTTCTACCTGACTGTGCTGCAGAATATCAGAGAGAGCTGAGCGCCCTGATGGCACGCCGCACACGCacag gagATAACCGCAGTCAGTGGGTTCGAGTCCGCCTGCAGGACGGCTCCGTTCATTTCTTCCACCTGAGCAGACTGGAGGGCAGCTGGGAGCGGCCCCCCGGCTTCGTGCACAACAGCGTCTTCTTGGATCGCCACGACATACAG GAAGTGGTCAGCAGCGTTTCGGCCCAGTACAGTCGCGGCGTGCTGTGGCGGAACAGCGAGGCCCTCGTCGTTCGCCTGCAGGCGCTCTGTCGAGGCTTCCTGATCAGATGGCGGATGACGGCACGACGTCACTTCCTGATGAATCAGATGGCCGCCGTCGTTGTCATCCAG TCTCACTGGAGGAGGTTCGTCGAGCAGAGGGTCTACAGACGgcgcctgcagttcctctacaTGAACTGGAGAGCTGTCGTCAAG ATCCAGGCGTTTGCGAGGATGTGGTTGGCGAGGAGACGATATTGCGCTCGGCTGAGTTTCTTCAGACGTAAC GTGGGCGCCGTCGTAAAGATCCAGGCCTTCTTCAGAGCTAACCGAGCTCGCGAGCAGTACAGGATGCTTG TGCACTCGGCCACTCCCCCTCTATCTGTGGTCAGGAAGTTCGTTCACCTCCTCGACCTCGGGGATGGTGACATCAGAGAGGAGGCGGAGCTGCTGCGTCTGAGGGAGGAGGTGGTGAGAAGCATTCGCTTCAACCGACAGCTGGAGGCCGACCTGGACCTGATGGACCTGAAGATCGGGCTGCTGGTCCGCAACCGTGCTACGCTGCAG GAAGTGGTGTCTCACTGTAAGAAACTAACGAAGAAGAACAAGGAGCAGCTGTCAGACATGATGGATGTGGAGAGGAGTAAAGGCCTGAAGGCTCTGAGCCGAGACAGGAGGGAGAGACTGGAGGCCTACCAGCACCTCTTCTACCTGCTGCAG acaCTGCCCCTGTACCTGGCTCAGCTGATCTTCCTGATGCCTCAGAGTCGCTCCACCTCCTTCATGGAGATGGTGGTGTTCAGTCTGTTTAACTATGGCTCTGACCGCCGCGAGGcctttctgctgctgcagctcttcACAGAAGCGCTCCGCTATGAGATCAG gCTGAAGGTGGAGCAGCCCCAGGACGTGATCACAGGAAACCCCACCGTCATAAGGATGTTGGTAAACTTCTACCGCCATGCTCGTGGTCAAAACGCCCTGCGCGAGGTGCTGGGTCCAGCTCTACAGGACGTCCTGCAGGACCGCACGCTCAGCATCAGGACCGACCCCGTGGACGTCTACAAGACCTGGATCAACCAGACCGAGACGCAGACCGGACACAAGAG CTCGCTGCCCTATGAGGTTTCTCCCGAAGACGCTCTGGCTCAGCCTGAAGTCCAGAGACGCATCGACATCTCCATCATCAACCTGAAGAACCTGACGGACAGAGTCCTCAAAGCCATCACCGCCAGCCTCCACAAGCTGCC GTATGGTCTGCGTTACACCGCCAAGGTCCTCAGAGACGCCCTGAAGGCAAAGTTTCCTGAAGCCGGTGAGGACGAGCTCTACAAG ATCGTCGGTAACCTGGTCTACTACCGCTACATGAACCCGGCCATCGTGGCCCCGGACGGCTTCGACGTGGTGGACCGTTCGGCCGGCTCTGCTCTGCAGCCCGAACAGCGCCACATCTTGGGCTCCATTGCCCGCGTGTTGCAGCATGCCGCTGCCAACAAACACTTCCATGGAGGTGGCTACCACATCAGAGCCCTGAACCAGTACATCAGCCAGACCCACAGCAGGTTCAG GAGGTTCCTGCAGTCCGTCTGCGACGTTCCTGAACCGGAGGACAGATTCAGCATGGATGAGTACTCGGAGCTGCTGATCGTGAACAGACCCGTGATCTACATCTCTGTGAGCGAGCTGCTCAACACACACAAG ctgctgctggagcaTCAGGAGGTTTTGTGCCCGGACCCCTCAGACCCCCTCGGCCTGATTCTGAAGGATCTCGGTCCGGTTCCCGGCCTGCAGGAACTCATCG GTGAGTCCGCGGCTGATCCAGGATCAGACTCTCAGAGTAGCAAGATGGAGGTCTCTCTGACCCTGACCAACAAGTTTGACATCTTCGACGACGCCAACAACACACCGGACCCCAGAGGACTTCTGCTCAG caCCAAGCAGCTGATCATCGATGTCATCAGGACGCAGTCAGGTGACTCTCTGCGTGACATCCTGAGGACGACACCGTCACGCGACCAG gaagtgtgtCACGATTGGCTGATGCAGCGCCGCGCCCAGCAGGATGCTCGGACTCCTGAGAAGATGAAGCGGAACCAGTCGCTGGTCGCCAATGGCAACCTGAGcctggaggagaagaagaggaagatccTGAGGAGTCTTCGTCGTCTGGAGGGACTCGGCACCCTGAAACCGCCAGACAGCGAGAACCAGATCCTGCAGATGATCGCCAAG GACATCCGTCAGCAACGTCTCCACCGCCAGCGCCGAGGGGCGGAGCTCCTGAAGCTCCATCAGACTCTCAGCAGCCTACAGGCTAAGAGCAGCTTCCACAGTGAGCAGGTGGACTATTACAGGCattacatcacttcctgtctggACAACCTCACCGCCAG CAAATCGACCAATCAGAAGGCGGCAGACGGCAAAGGGAGGAACAAGCTTCCTGCTCTGAGCTACAGTGCCACCCGGCTGCACGAGAAGGGCGTTCTGCTGGAGATCGAAGACCTGCCAGTCACGCA GTTTAAGAACGTCATGTTTGAGATTGCTGCCGGGCCTGAGAGAGGaagtttcaaagtaaaagctcgATTCCTCGGCGTGGAGATGGAGGAGTTCCTGCTCAAATACCAG gacctgctgcagctgcagtatgAGGGCGTGGCTGTGATGAAGATGTTCAGTAAGGCCAAAGTCAATGTGaacctcctcatcttcctcctcaacAAGAAGTTCTTCAAGAAGTGA